A genomic window from Meleagris gallopavo isolate NT-WF06-2002-E0010 breed Aviagen turkey brand Nicholas breeding stock chromosome 23, Turkey_5.1, whole genome shotgun sequence includes:
- the MRPS16 gene encoding 28S ribosomal protein S16, mitochondrial, which translates to MVQLGSGLLKSYRGGHVVIRFALGGCTNRPFYRIVAAHSKRARDGKYLEQLGCLDPLPNAHGEKVAGLNLERLRHWLGCGAQLSRPAEKLLGLAGFLPLHPMTITNAERLRRRRRRAQESVVPPAEGGSQEPGAAV; encoded by the exons ATGGTGCAGCTCG GGAGCGGCCTTCTGAAGAGCTATCGAGGCGGACACGTCGTGATCCGTTTCGCCCTCGGCGGCTGCACCAACCGGCCCTTCTACCGCATCGTAGCGGCGCACAGCAAACGCGCCCGGGACGGGAAGTACCTGGAGCAGCTCGGCTGCCTCGACCCGCTGCCCAACGCCCACGGCGAGAAGGTGGCGGGGCTCAACCTGGAGCGCCTGCGGCATTGGCTGGGCTGCGGCGCGCAGCTGTCGCGGCCTGCCGAGAAGCTCCTGG GCCTGGCGGGGTTTTTGCCGCTCCACCCCATGACGATAACCAACGCCGAGAGGCTCCGGCGGCGGCGGCGACGAGCGCAGGAGTCCGTTGTGCCCCCTGCTGAGGGCGGCTCGCAGGAACCCGGCGCTGCGGTCTGA
- the SLC45A1 gene encoding proton-associated sugar transporter A isoform X2, with protein MMIPPSATPPVSDAALLPSVASQETWRSQVPGYPGSVTQHISHRANNFKRHPKRKKFIRPSPPPPPNTPCPIDLIGFGDLQPQRSFLELLFNGCILFGLEFSYAMETAYVTPVLLQMGLPDQLYGMVWFISPILGFLLQPLLGAWSDRCTSRFGRRRPFILVLAVGALCGLSLMLNGRDIGSALSDTVNNHKWGIVLTVCGVVLMDFSADSADNPSHAYMMDVCSPVDQDRGLNIHALLAGLGGGFGYVIGGIHWDKTSFGKAVGGQLRVIYVFTSIILTITTVLTLISIPERPLGSFSRKKKVMKSPSLPLPPSPPLFEEGVSENFTSHNSAHLYASFTSPVSPLSPLTPKYGSFVSRDNSLTGINEFASSFGTSNIDSVLIDCFTGGHSSYLALPASLPRQPVSVSFPRVPDGCYQQENGILEQGERGITSGPDGEALRVGSLDAIKPRSSGILKRPQSLAIPDIVTGHCPDSSRRRNVTFSQQVANILLDGVKYESELNGSGETSEQPLSMRLLCSTICHMPRALRNLCINHFLGWLSFEGMLLFYTDFMGEVVFEGNPKAPHNSVEYQKYNAGVTMGCWGMCIYAFSAAFYSAALEKLEERFSTRTLYFIAYLAFGLGTGLATLSRNIYVVLSLCTTYGILFATLCTLPYSLLCDYYQSCEFAGSHVEGTRRGMGVDISLLSCQYFLAQILVALAMGPLTTAVGSASGTMYFASLVSFLGCLFSSLCVIYEPTLSAEELPPNEEQSPLLPCVQDQ; from the exons ATGATGATTCCACCATCTGCAACACCTCCTGTCAGCGATGCTGCACTTTTGCCAAGTGTGGCTTCTCAGGAAACGTGGAGGTCACAGGTTCCGGGCTATCCTGGGTCAGTCACACAGCACATAAGTCACCGGGCTAATAACTTCAAGAGACATCcgaaaaggaaaaaattcatCCGCCCTTCGCCACCGCCACCACCAAATACTCCATGTCCTATTGACTTGATTGGCTTTGGGGATCTCCAGCCTCAGAGATCTTTCCTGGAACTCCTGTTTAATGGATGTATTCTCTTTGGGCTTGAGTTTAGCTATGCCATGGAAACAGCCTATGTTACACCTGTGTTGCTTCAGATGGGGCTGCCAGACCAGCTGTACGGAATGGTGTGGTTCATCAGCCCCATACTAG GGTTCctgctgcagcctttgctgGGGGCCTGGAGTGACAGATGCACATCAAGATTTGGGAGGAGAAGACCTTTCATTCTGGTCTTAGCAGTAG GTGCGTTGTGTGGACTCTCGCTTATGCTGAATGGCAGGGATATTGGGAGTGCCTTGTCTGACACTGTGAATAACCACAAATGGGGGATCGTTCTTACAGTCTGTGGTGTTGTCCTCATGGACTTCAGTGCAGATTCAGCAGACAATCCCAGCCATGCCTACATGATGGATGTATGCAGCCCAGTGGATCAAGACAGGGGCCTCAACATCCATGCTTTGTTAGCAG GTCTTGGAGGTGGCTTTGGTTATGTTATTGGAGGAATACATTGGGATAAAACCAGTTTTGGAAAAGCTGTGGGAGGGCAACTGCGTGTCATCTATGTCTTCACATCAATAATACTGACTATCACTACTGTGCTGACTCTAATTAGCATTCCAGAAAGACCCCTAGGGTCCTttagcaggaagaaaaaggtgatGAAGAGTCCAAgtcttcctctccctccttctccacCTCTCTTTGAAGAGGGTGTAAGCGAAAACTTTACTTCTCATAACTCAGCTCACTTATATGCAAGTTTTACAAGCCCCGTTTCTCCCCTCAGCCCACTCACACCTAAGTATGGCAGTTTTGTCAGCAGAGACAATTCCTTGACAGGAATTAACGAATTTGCATCGTCATTTGGGACTTCAAATATTGACAGTGTGCTTATAGACTGTTTTACAGGTGGGCACAGTAGTTACTTAGCACTTCCAGCTAGCTTGCCCAGGCAGCCTGTCAGTGTCAGCTTTCCTCGGGTGCCAGATGGATGTTACCAACAAGAAAATGGAATTCTGGAGCAAGGGGAGAGGGGCATAACTTCAGGTCCTGATGGAGAGGCACTGAGAGTGGGCTCCTTGGATGCAATAAAGCCACGGTCATCAGGCATCCTGAAAAGACCTCAGAGCTTGGCTATTCCAGATATTGTAACAGGACATTGTCCAGACAGtagcagaagaagaaatgtgacTTTCAGCCAACAG GTTGCTAATATCCTGCTGGATGGTGTTAAGTATGAGAGTGAGTTGAATGGATCAGGAGAGACCTCCGAGCAACCACTCTCCATGAGACTTCTTTGCTCAACCATCTGCCACATGCCCAGGGCTCTTCGTAACCTCTGCATCAACCACTTCCTAG GATGGCTCTCATTCGAGGGCATGTTGCTCTTCTACACTGACTTCATGGGAGAAGTAGTGTTTGAAGGGAATCCAAAAGCCCCTCACAACTCAGTTGAGTATCAGAAGTACAACGCTGGGGTCACCATGGGCTGCTGGGGAATGTGCATCTATGcattcagtgctgctttctaTTCAG CTGCACTGGAGAAGCTGGAGGAGCGGTTCAGCACACGGACGCTGTACTTCATTGCATATTTGGCCTTTGGGCTGGGCACAGGGCTGGCCACGCTCTCCAGAAATATCTACGTAGTACTGTCACTGTGCACGACCTATGGCATTCTCTTTGCCACGCTCTGCACGCTGCCCTACTCTCTACTCTGCGACTACTACCAGAGCTGTGAG TTTGCAGGCTCGCACGTGGAGGGTACACGGCGTGGGATGGGTGTTGATATCTCTCTACTCAGCTGCCAGTACTTCTTGGCGCAGATCCTGGTGGCCCTGGCCATGGGGCCACTGACGACAGCTGTGGGCAGTGCCAGCGGCACCATGTACTTTGCCAGCCTGGTGTCCTTCCTGGGCTGCctcttctcctctctctgcGTCATCTATGAGCCAACCCTGTCTGCTGAGGAACTGCCACCCAACGAGGAGCAGAGCCCGCTCCTTCCCTGTGTGCAGGACCAATAA
- the SLC45A1 gene encoding proton-associated sugar transporter A isoform X3: MLSYFSSRLSAMMIPPSATPPVSDAALLPSVASQETWRSQVPGYPGSVTQHISHRANNFKRHPKRKKFIRPSPPPPPNTPCPIDLIGFGDLQPQRSFLELLFNGCILFGLEFSYAMETAYVTPVLLQMGLPDQLYGMVWFISPILGFLLQPLLGAWSDRCTSRFGRRRPFILVLAVVCGVVLMDFSADSADNPSHAYMMDVCSPVDQDRGLNIHALLAGLGGGFGYVIGGIHWDKTSFGKAVGGQLRVIYVFTSIILTITTVLTLISIPERPLGSFSRKKKVMKSPSLPLPPSPPLFEEGVSENFTSHNSAHLYASFTSPVSPLSPLTPKYGSFVSRDNSLTGINEFASSFGTSNIDSVLIDCFTGGHSSYLALPASLPRQPVSVSFPRVPDGCYQQENGILEQGERGITSGPDGEALRVGSLDAIKPRSSGILKRPQSLAIPDIVTGHCPDSSRRRNVTFSQQVANILLDGVKYESELNGSGETSEQPLSMRLLCSTICHMPRALRNLCINHFLGWLSFEGMLLFYTDFMGEVVFEGNPKAPHNSVEYQKYNAGVTMGCWGMCIYAFSAAFYSAALEKLEERFSTRTLYFIAYLAFGLGTGLATLSRNIYVVLSLCTTYGILFATLCTLPYSLLCDYYQSCEFAGSHVEGTRRGMGVDISLLSCQYFLAQILVALAMGPLTTAVGSASGTMYFASLVSFLGCLFSSLCVIYEPTLSAEELPPNEEQSPLLPCVQDQ, from the exons ATGCTGagctatttttcttccagactgTCAGCCATGATGATTCCACCATCTGCAACACCTCCTGTCAGCGATGCTGCACTTTTGCCAAGTGTGGCTTCTCAGGAAACGTGGAGGTCACAGGTTCCGGGCTATCCTGGGTCAGTCACACAGCACATAAGTCACCGGGCTAATAACTTCAAGAGACATCcgaaaaggaaaaaattcatCCGCCCTTCGCCACCGCCACCACCAAATACTCCATGTCCTATTGACTTGATTGGCTTTGGGGATCTCCAGCCTCAGAGATCTTTCCTGGAACTCCTGTTTAATGGATGTATTCTCTTTGGGCTTGAGTTTAGCTATGCCATGGAAACAGCCTATGTTACACCTGTGTTGCTTCAGATGGGGCTGCCAGACCAGCTGTACGGAATGGTGTGGTTCATCAGCCCCATACTAG GGTTCctgctgcagcctttgctgGGGGCCTGGAGTGACAGATGCACATCAAGATTTGGGAGGAGAAGACCTTTCATTCTGGTCTTAGCAGTAG TCTGTGGTGTTGTCCTCATGGACTTCAGTGCAGATTCAGCAGACAATCCCAGCCATGCCTACATGATGGATGTATGCAGCCCAGTGGATCAAGACAGGGGCCTCAACATCCATGCTTTGTTAGCAG GTCTTGGAGGTGGCTTTGGTTATGTTATTGGAGGAATACATTGGGATAAAACCAGTTTTGGAAAAGCTGTGGGAGGGCAACTGCGTGTCATCTATGTCTTCACATCAATAATACTGACTATCACTACTGTGCTGACTCTAATTAGCATTCCAGAAAGACCCCTAGGGTCCTttagcaggaagaaaaaggtgatGAAGAGTCCAAgtcttcctctccctccttctccacCTCTCTTTGAAGAGGGTGTAAGCGAAAACTTTACTTCTCATAACTCAGCTCACTTATATGCAAGTTTTACAAGCCCCGTTTCTCCCCTCAGCCCACTCACACCTAAGTATGGCAGTTTTGTCAGCAGAGACAATTCCTTGACAGGAATTAACGAATTTGCATCGTCATTTGGGACTTCAAATATTGACAGTGTGCTTATAGACTGTTTTACAGGTGGGCACAGTAGTTACTTAGCACTTCCAGCTAGCTTGCCCAGGCAGCCTGTCAGTGTCAGCTTTCCTCGGGTGCCAGATGGATGTTACCAACAAGAAAATGGAATTCTGGAGCAAGGGGAGAGGGGCATAACTTCAGGTCCTGATGGAGAGGCACTGAGAGTGGGCTCCTTGGATGCAATAAAGCCACGGTCATCAGGCATCCTGAAAAGACCTCAGAGCTTGGCTATTCCAGATATTGTAACAGGACATTGTCCAGACAGtagcagaagaagaaatgtgacTTTCAGCCAACAG GTTGCTAATATCCTGCTGGATGGTGTTAAGTATGAGAGTGAGTTGAATGGATCAGGAGAGACCTCCGAGCAACCACTCTCCATGAGACTTCTTTGCTCAACCATCTGCCACATGCCCAGGGCTCTTCGTAACCTCTGCATCAACCACTTCCTAG GATGGCTCTCATTCGAGGGCATGTTGCTCTTCTACACTGACTTCATGGGAGAAGTAGTGTTTGAAGGGAATCCAAAAGCCCCTCACAACTCAGTTGAGTATCAGAAGTACAACGCTGGGGTCACCATGGGCTGCTGGGGAATGTGCATCTATGcattcagtgctgctttctaTTCAG CTGCACTGGAGAAGCTGGAGGAGCGGTTCAGCACACGGACGCTGTACTTCATTGCATATTTGGCCTTTGGGCTGGGCACAGGGCTGGCCACGCTCTCCAGAAATATCTACGTAGTACTGTCACTGTGCACGACCTATGGCATTCTCTTTGCCACGCTCTGCACGCTGCCCTACTCTCTACTCTGCGACTACTACCAGAGCTGTGAG TTTGCAGGCTCGCACGTGGAGGGTACACGGCGTGGGATGGGTGTTGATATCTCTCTACTCAGCTGCCAGTACTTCTTGGCGCAGATCCTGGTGGCCCTGGCCATGGGGCCACTGACGACAGCTGTGGGCAGTGCCAGCGGCACCATGTACTTTGCCAGCCTGGTGTCCTTCCTGGGCTGCctcttctcctctctctgcGTCATCTATGAGCCAACCCTGTCTGCTGAGGAACTGCCACCCAACGAGGAGCAGAGCCCGCTCCTTCCCTGTGTGCAGGACCAATAA
- the SLC45A1 gene encoding proton-associated sugar transporter A isoform X1: protein MLSYFSSRLSAMMIPPSATPPVSDAALLPSVASQETWRSQVPGYPGSVTQHISHRANNFKRHPKRKKFIRPSPPPPPNTPCPIDLIGFGDLQPQRSFLELLFNGCILFGLEFSYAMETAYVTPVLLQMGLPDQLYGMVWFISPILGFLLQPLLGAWSDRCTSRFGRRRPFILVLAVGALCGLSLMLNGRDIGSALSDTVNNHKWGIVLTVCGVVLMDFSADSADNPSHAYMMDVCSPVDQDRGLNIHALLAGLGGGFGYVIGGIHWDKTSFGKAVGGQLRVIYVFTSIILTITTVLTLISIPERPLGSFSRKKKVMKSPSLPLPPSPPLFEEGVSENFTSHNSAHLYASFTSPVSPLSPLTPKYGSFVSRDNSLTGINEFASSFGTSNIDSVLIDCFTGGHSSYLALPASLPRQPVSVSFPRVPDGCYQQENGILEQGERGITSGPDGEALRVGSLDAIKPRSSGILKRPQSLAIPDIVTGHCPDSSRRRNVTFSQQVANILLDGVKYESELNGSGETSEQPLSMRLLCSTICHMPRALRNLCINHFLGWLSFEGMLLFYTDFMGEVVFEGNPKAPHNSVEYQKYNAGVTMGCWGMCIYAFSAAFYSAALEKLEERFSTRTLYFIAYLAFGLGTGLATLSRNIYVVLSLCTTYGILFATLCTLPYSLLCDYYQSCEFAGSHVEGTRRGMGVDISLLSCQYFLAQILVALAMGPLTTAVGSASGTMYFASLVSFLGCLFSSLCVIYEPTLSAEELPPNEEQSPLLPCVQDQ, encoded by the exons ATGCTGagctatttttcttccagactgTCAGCCATGATGATTCCACCATCTGCAACACCTCCTGTCAGCGATGCTGCACTTTTGCCAAGTGTGGCTTCTCAGGAAACGTGGAGGTCACAGGTTCCGGGCTATCCTGGGTCAGTCACACAGCACATAAGTCACCGGGCTAATAACTTCAAGAGACATCcgaaaaggaaaaaattcatCCGCCCTTCGCCACCGCCACCACCAAATACTCCATGTCCTATTGACTTGATTGGCTTTGGGGATCTCCAGCCTCAGAGATCTTTCCTGGAACTCCTGTTTAATGGATGTATTCTCTTTGGGCTTGAGTTTAGCTATGCCATGGAAACAGCCTATGTTACACCTGTGTTGCTTCAGATGGGGCTGCCAGACCAGCTGTACGGAATGGTGTGGTTCATCAGCCCCATACTAG GGTTCctgctgcagcctttgctgGGGGCCTGGAGTGACAGATGCACATCAAGATTTGGGAGGAGAAGACCTTTCATTCTGGTCTTAGCAGTAG GTGCGTTGTGTGGACTCTCGCTTATGCTGAATGGCAGGGATATTGGGAGTGCCTTGTCTGACACTGTGAATAACCACAAATGGGGGATCGTTCTTACAGTCTGTGGTGTTGTCCTCATGGACTTCAGTGCAGATTCAGCAGACAATCCCAGCCATGCCTACATGATGGATGTATGCAGCCCAGTGGATCAAGACAGGGGCCTCAACATCCATGCTTTGTTAGCAG GTCTTGGAGGTGGCTTTGGTTATGTTATTGGAGGAATACATTGGGATAAAACCAGTTTTGGAAAAGCTGTGGGAGGGCAACTGCGTGTCATCTATGTCTTCACATCAATAATACTGACTATCACTACTGTGCTGACTCTAATTAGCATTCCAGAAAGACCCCTAGGGTCCTttagcaggaagaaaaaggtgatGAAGAGTCCAAgtcttcctctccctccttctccacCTCTCTTTGAAGAGGGTGTAAGCGAAAACTTTACTTCTCATAACTCAGCTCACTTATATGCAAGTTTTACAAGCCCCGTTTCTCCCCTCAGCCCACTCACACCTAAGTATGGCAGTTTTGTCAGCAGAGACAATTCCTTGACAGGAATTAACGAATTTGCATCGTCATTTGGGACTTCAAATATTGACAGTGTGCTTATAGACTGTTTTACAGGTGGGCACAGTAGTTACTTAGCACTTCCAGCTAGCTTGCCCAGGCAGCCTGTCAGTGTCAGCTTTCCTCGGGTGCCAGATGGATGTTACCAACAAGAAAATGGAATTCTGGAGCAAGGGGAGAGGGGCATAACTTCAGGTCCTGATGGAGAGGCACTGAGAGTGGGCTCCTTGGATGCAATAAAGCCACGGTCATCAGGCATCCTGAAAAGACCTCAGAGCTTGGCTATTCCAGATATTGTAACAGGACATTGTCCAGACAGtagcagaagaagaaatgtgacTTTCAGCCAACAG GTTGCTAATATCCTGCTGGATGGTGTTAAGTATGAGAGTGAGTTGAATGGATCAGGAGAGACCTCCGAGCAACCACTCTCCATGAGACTTCTTTGCTCAACCATCTGCCACATGCCCAGGGCTCTTCGTAACCTCTGCATCAACCACTTCCTAG GATGGCTCTCATTCGAGGGCATGTTGCTCTTCTACACTGACTTCATGGGAGAAGTAGTGTTTGAAGGGAATCCAAAAGCCCCTCACAACTCAGTTGAGTATCAGAAGTACAACGCTGGGGTCACCATGGGCTGCTGGGGAATGTGCATCTATGcattcagtgctgctttctaTTCAG CTGCACTGGAGAAGCTGGAGGAGCGGTTCAGCACACGGACGCTGTACTTCATTGCATATTTGGCCTTTGGGCTGGGCACAGGGCTGGCCACGCTCTCCAGAAATATCTACGTAGTACTGTCACTGTGCACGACCTATGGCATTCTCTTTGCCACGCTCTGCACGCTGCCCTACTCTCTACTCTGCGACTACTACCAGAGCTGTGAG TTTGCAGGCTCGCACGTGGAGGGTACACGGCGTGGGATGGGTGTTGATATCTCTCTACTCAGCTGCCAGTACTTCTTGGCGCAGATCCTGGTGGCCCTGGCCATGGGGCCACTGACGACAGCTGTGGGCAGTGCCAGCGGCACCATGTACTTTGCCAGCCTGGTGTCCTTCCTGGGCTGCctcttctcctctctctgcGTCATCTATGAGCCAACCCTGTCTGCTGAGGAACTGCCACCCAACGAGGAGCAGAGCCCGCTCCTTCCCTGTGTGCAGGACCAATAA